The genomic stretch GCGCCCTCCAGCACCAGCCGGGCCCGCAGGTCAGAGACGTTCTCGACCGTGAGGACGTCCGGCCGAGCCGCCGGGACCCAGATGTCGCAGGGCCAGCCGACCAGGTCCTCCGGCGCGACCGGCGACCCGCCGGCGAAGGTCGAGACCGTCTCCCCGGTCGCCTTGTGCGCGACCAGCGCCTCGATGTCGAGCCCCTCGTCGTTGGCCACCGCGCCGCGGCTGTCGGACGCCGCCACCACGACCGCCCCGCGCTGGACCAGGAACCGCGCCGCGTGCGATCCGACCGACCCGAAGCCCTGGACGACGACGCGGGCACCGGCCAGCTGCACGGCCCCTCGCTCAGCGGCCACCTCGGCGGCGATCGCCACCCCGTACCCGGTGGCCCCCAGCACGTCGAGCGGGATGCCCCCGAGGACGGCGGGCAGCCCCACGGCCCGACCGCAGGCGTCGCGCAGGTGCGCCATCAGCGGCTCGTTCAGGCCCATGTCGGGGCCGGGGATGTAGCCCACCACGTCTCGGATCGCGCGCCCGAACGCGCGGACCAGGCGCACCTTCTCCTCGAACGGCAGCCCCGGGTCGGCGACGATCCCGGCCTTCGCGCCGCCGTGCGGCAGCCCGGCCGCGGCGTTCTTCAACGTCATGGCCCTGGCCAGCCGGGCCACCTCGACCACGCTGACGTCGGTGGCCATGCGCAGGCCACCGATCGCGGGGCCGGCCGCGAGGTTGTCCACCACGAGGTATCCCAGCAGGTGGGCGGCCGGGTCGTTCACCACGATGACCTGCTCGGGCCCGAAGCGATCTACCTCAGGCAGCTCAACCATCGCCATGACGACCTCCTCGGAGCGTGCCGATCTCGACGGTCAACACGTACCGCGCCGGGGGTCGTCCCGACAGGGCCGTTGGACCGAGCCGAACGTCATCCAGGCTCTCCCCCTGCCTGCATGAGGGTGCCCTTCTGTGCGTGCTACCGAAACAACCCACCCTTCATGGACGACGTCCACCGGCGACGCCGCCGTCCGTGAAGGGCGTACTTCTTCGAGCACACGCACAGAAGGGCACTTTCATGCGGAAAGTGGGGGTCAGCTGACGGTCAGCCCACCGTCCACCACGAGCGCCTGACCGGTGACGAAGGAGGAGGCGTCGCTGGCCAAGAAGACTGCGGGGCCGGCGATCTCCTCCGGCCGCGCCCAGCGCTGCATCGGCACTCGCGAGATCAGCGCCTGCCCGGCCGCGCCGTCGCCGGCGCGGGCGAACTCGGTGAGGTCGGTGGACACCCAGCCGGGCACCAGCGAGTTCACCCGGACGTTCGCGTGCGCCCACTCGACGGCGAGGGTCCGCGTCAGGGACAGTACGGCCGCCTTCGCGGCGCCGTAGTGCGCCATGAACGGCACCGAGGCGACGCCGGCCACCGAGGCCACGTTGATGACCGACCCCGACCCCTGGGCCAGCATGCTCGGGCCCACCGCCTGGCATACGTGCACGATCGAGTCGACGTTGAGCCGCTGGGCCTTCTCCCAGCCGGCGAACCGAAGGTTGACGAAGGGGCTCATGAAGCTGTTGCCGCCGGCGTTGTTGACCACGACGTCCAGCCGACCGAGCTCGCCCAGCGCCCGCCCCACCGCCGCCTCGACGGCCTCCCGGTCGGTCACGTCCGCGACGAGCACGACGGCGCGCCGGCCGTGGCCCTCGACCGCCGCGGCCACCTCGTTGAGCAGCTCCTCGTTGCGAGCCAGGACAGCGACGTCCGCGCCGGCTGCCGCGTAGGCCTCGGCGATCGCCCGGCCGATCCCCCGGGATGCGCCGGTCACCAGCGCGGTCTTGCCCTGCAGGTCGATGCTCATCGCAGCCCTCCGGTCAGGTCGTTCCACGTCTGCGAGGGACCCTCCCATGCCCAGGTCAGCGGCACCTCCCCGGGGGCCACCCGCACAACCACCTCCTCCAGCACCCGGCGGGCATGGGCCTCCCCCACCCACAGGTGCCGGGCTCCCTCGACGCCGACCACCTCGGCCTGGGGCACCCGCGCGAACCGCCGCCGGGCCTCCTCCGGACGCAGGTAGTCGTCCAGCTCGGGGACCAGCGCCACGAGCGGCTTCCCAGACGCCGCCCAGGTGTCCAGGTCGGCGTCCACCGAGTACCGCAGCGGCGGGGACAGCAGGATCGCGCCGTCCACCGCCGGGTCGCAGCCCCAGCGCAGCGCCAGGTCGGTGCCGAAGGACCAGCCCAGCAGCCACGGGTGCGACAGGTCGTGGTGCTCGACGTAGTCGAGGGCCGCGGCCACGTCGAGCCGCTCGTCCGTCCCGCCGCCGAAGCTGCCGTCGGAGGTGCCGGCCGCCGAGCTCGTGCCGCGCGTGTTGAAGCGGAGCACCGCGATCCCGGCCAGGGCAGGCAGCCACCAGGACGCCTTGCGCAGCAGGTGGCTGTCCATCATCCCGCCGTGGGTGGGCAGCGGGTGCAGACAGACCAGCGTGGCGACCGGGGAGCGGTCCACCGGCGTGGCCAGCTCACCGACCAGCCGCAGCCCGTCCGCCGTGTGCAGCACGAGCGGCTCCCGGCGCGCGGGCAACACGGTGTTCGACTTGATCTCGGCCATCGGTCCTCGGGGCAGGCGATTGTTCGCCGACTCTAACCAGCAAGCCGTGCAAGCGCCCGATCCGGGGTTGCCGGTGGGGTCACCCGGTCGTCCCAGTGATCACGGCGTCACCCGCTCGGAGACCGGAGGTGATCTCGGTCAGGGACGTCGTGGACAGCCCGATGCTGACTGCCGTGGTCTGCGGCTGGCCGTTGACGAGGACCTGGACGACGTCGCCGGTGTCGCCACTGCGCAGCGCACCGGTCGGCACGGCCAGGACGTTGGTCTTCGTGGCGGCGGTCCAGCTGACCTGCGCGGACATGCCGGGCAGCAGCCCGGGCGGTGGACCGGTGATCGCGAGAGTGACCGGGAAGGAGA from Actinomycetes bacterium encodes the following:
- a CDS encoding Glu/Leu/Phe/Val dehydrogenase produces the protein MAMVELPEVDRFGPEQVIVVNDPAAHLLGYLVVDNLAAGPAIGGLRMATDVSVVEVARLARAMTLKNAAAGLPHGGAKAGIVADPGLPFEEKVRLVRAFGRAIRDVVGYIPGPDMGLNEPLMAHLRDACGRAVGLPAVLGGIPLDVLGATGYGVAIAAEVAAERGAVQLAGARVVVQGFGSVGSHAARFLVQRGAVVVAASDSRGAVANDEGLDIEALVAHKATGETVSTFAGGSPVAPEDLVGWPCDIWVPAARPDVLTVENVSDLRARLVLEGANIPASREAEERLHAGGVVVVPDFVANAGGVICAAVEYAGGTSVQAFATIEDKIRTNTRLVLDGVAESGEPPRRVAERIAEQRVEEAMSYRAAP
- a CDS encoding SDR family NAD(P)-dependent oxidoreductase; amino-acid sequence: MSIDLQGKTALVTGASRGIGRAIAEAYAAAGADVAVLARNEELLNEVAAAVEGHGRRAVVLVADVTDREAVEAAVGRALGELGRLDVVVNNAGGNSFMSPFVNLRFAGWEKAQRLNVDSIVHVCQAVGPSMLAQGSGSVINVASVAGVASVPFMAHYGAAKAAVLSLTRTLAVEWAHANVRVNSLVPGWVSTDLTEFARAGDGAAGQALISRVPMQRWARPEEIAGPAVFLASDASSFVTGQALVVDGGLTVS
- a CDS encoding alpha/beta fold hydrolase — its product is MAEIKSNTVLPARREPLVLHTADGLRLVGELATPVDRSPVATLVCLHPLPTHGGMMDSHLLRKASWWLPALAGIAVLRFNTRGTSSAAGTSDGSFGGGTDERLDVAAALDYVEHHDLSHPWLLGWSFGTDLALRWGCDPAVDGAILLSPPLRYSVDADLDTWAASGKPLVALVPELDDYLRPEEARRRFARVPQAEVVGVEGARHLWVGEAHARRVLEEVVVRVAPGEVPLTWAWEGPSQTWNDLTGGLR